The Electrophorus electricus isolate fEleEle1 chromosome 19, fEleEle1.pri, whole genome shotgun sequence genome has a segment encoding these proteins:
- the chmp5b gene encoding charged multivesicular body protein 5 yields MNRIFGRGKPKAPPPNLADCIGNVDSRAESIDKKISRLDAELMKYKDQMKKMRDGPSKNMVKQKAMRVLKQKRMYEGQRDQLMQQSFNMEQANYTIQSLKDTKTTVDAMKIGAKEMKKAYKNVKIDQIEDLQDQLEDMMEDANEVQEALSRSYGTPDIDEDDLEAELDALGDELLFDNDSSYLDEASTAPAIPEGVPGEKSTNRDGVLVDEFGLPQIPAT; encoded by the exons ATGAACCGCATTTTTGGCAGAGGAAAACCCAAAGCGCCACCGCCAAACCTTGCGGACTGTATAGGAAAt GTAGATTCTCGGGCAGAGTCCATTGACAAGAAGATATCCAGACTTGATGCTGAGCTCATGAAATATAAAGATCAGATGAAGAAAATGAGGGATGGACCCTCAAAG AACATGGTGAAGCAGAAAGCCATGCGAGTTCTTAAGCAGAAGAGAat gtatgaaGGCCAGAGAGACCAACTGATGCAGCAGTCCTTTAACATGGAGCAGGCGAACTACACTATTCAGTCCCTTAAAGACACTAAAACTACT GTGGATGCAATGAAAATTGGAgccaaagaaatgaagaaagcaTACAAGAATGTGAAGATTGATCAGATTGAg GATCTGCAGGACCAGTTAGAGGATATGATGGAGGACGCTAACGAGGTACAGGAGGCTCTGAGCCGCAGCTACGGCACACCAGATATTGACGAGGACGACCTAGAAGCAG AACTGGATGCTCTTGGCGATGAACTCCTTTTCGATAACGACAGCTCCTACCTAGATGAGGCTTCCACAGCTCCGGCTATACCTGAAGGAGTGCCAGGAGAGAAGAGCACCAACCGG GATGGAGTTCTGGTGGATGAATTTGGCCTTCCTCAGATTCCAGCTACATAA